One Periophthalmus magnuspinnatus isolate fPerMag1 chromosome 15, fPerMag1.2.pri, whole genome shotgun sequence genomic window carries:
- the ciao2b gene encoding cytosolic iron-sulfur assembly component 2B: MSNRLENANPVIFQRSGERLLTASEEDEDVHDPIDEREIFDLIRSINDPEHPLSLEELNVVEQVRVKVDDPGNTVGIEFTPTIPHCSMATLIGLSIKVKLLRSLPDRFKIDVHITPGSHASEDAVNKQLADKERVAAALENSSLLEVVNQCLSTRNI, translated from the exons ATGTCTAATCGGTTAGAAAACGCCAATCCTGTGATATTCCAGCGGTCCGGGGAGCGACTGTTGACGGCGTCGGAGGAGGATGAAGACGTGCACGACCCGATAGATGAGAGAGAAATATTTGAT TTGATCAGATCCATCAATGACCCAGAGCATCCTCTGTCTCTGGAAGAACTCAATGTGGTGGAGCAAGTCCGAGTCAAA GTGGATGATCCAGGGAACACTGTTGGCATTGAGTTCACGCCCACAATCCCTCACTGCAGTATGGCAACACTTATTGGACTGTCTATTAAAGTCAAGCTGCTGCGCTCACTACCAGACAGATTTAAA ATTGATGTCCACATCACACCTGGATCTCACGCCTCAGAGGATGCAG TAAACAAACAACTTGCTGACAAAGAAAGAGTGGCAGCAGCATTGGAGAACTCATCACTATTGGAAGTGGTCAACCAGTGTTTGTCCACACGGAACATTTAA